GAGAAACTTCAAGTACTTGTGCTGGACAGCTTAAAAACACTTTGGTTGTATAGAAGGCCAAAGGGGTGCTGGTGCACAGAATTGCCCTGGGTGGAGAGAGCTTGTTAAAGTTGGCATGGGGAGAGAGCTTGTTAAAACCAAAGTGTGAATTATTACAAGTTATATACCTGTTTTCTGTGCCCAGTGTTTCTCCCTGGGTGGAGAGAGCTTGTTAAAAGGAACAAGAATTATTACAAGTTATATACCTGTTTTCTCATTCAAACTGATAGTTCTGCTAGAATGTTGGCATATTGCAAATGCACTCTATATTCCTAAATATGAGTTGAAAAACAGGGATAGTATAGTTTTTTACCTAATTAGGGCGTAGAAAGGGATCCCAATCTAGGAAGCAGGGATTCTTCGGTCACCCAACGAATCCCCGTATCCTCACGCACCCCCGTATCGGATACTCGGATTCTCGGGAACACTCCGATGTTCAATATTCTTAAAAATTCTCAACTAAAatacatatttttttaatatttatactACATATATAAGTAATTTTAGTTTAAATTCTTGTTTTATAGATGcttatatcatgtatttgatacAATTTGCATAAAACTATTAGTTTTGTTAATAGATTTCATCATTTATAACatcaaaaatatatatttataataaatatatgtGCCGTATCCCCCCGCACCCGAATCCTCATATTATTTTATTTACCGAATCCATGTATCCCCGCACTACGCACCCGCATCCCCGCACCCGTATCCTTGCTTCTTAGATCCCAATGCTTTGCAATACTTAGCTGATTACCTATGTCTATATTGATTTGTAATATCATTTATGCTTGTGTGCACACTGAAAAGGGGTTTCACTTATTAATAAAGAATGTAGATTTATATTTACATGAATTCCAGTCTTTGATTAATATTTAAGATATATATAATGTGGCTTTTTGTTATATCTATGTAGCAGATACATTCTTGATGTGTATGAGATTTTGCTTGATATTGGTTGGACTCTATCTTTGCAGGTTTTATATAATTAGATCAACTAGTATTGCTTAATACTGTCTTTAACATTGTGGTACCTTTCAATTTCTTTAAAAGATTGCCATCAAGAACTACAGGCATGTTATAAGCACAAGTCGTTTACTATGTTCCTGGATTAGCGACTAAACATGTTGCTGAAAGTAGATGGGACAATATCAAAGAAGGTGAAGCATCTGCATACTAATTCTGTAAAATCTTTTATAATTTGGCGCACAGTTAACTGCTGCCAGCAAAAGCCAGGGACATTGATCAGAGAACCATTTTAACTAGATGGCCTTGGGTTTCAGAGTTTTACATTTTCTTGTATTTGTTATGTTTACAAGGTTGGATCATGTTATGTTTCTTTACAAGATAGATAAATGATGTTTAGTGCTGAGGTACATTTAATTGCATTTCCGAGTTTACATATATTCTCAGATTATGAGATTGGATGTTCAGATTATATCTTTTTGTTTATGTTCTTCATTTTATCTTGTTGTATAGGTTTCTATACACATAGATGTGTTAACCTTATTCCATTATGGATATCGTTTTGAACCAAACAGCATGGCAACAACACTGTAGAAATTGGCTTGAATGACCAAATGTGATCAAAGTCTAATTCACATATTCCCTTTGTCCCATTGAATTGTGTACATTACTTTTTGCATACTTTTCGATActcatttaaaacataattttataatattttttaaagaaaaatttCCGAATAAAAGTttaatgtttaaacttttattcaaaaaaaagttaattttttttatgaaattaTACATTATAAAAGTCTCGAAATACGTGCAGATAGTGAACATATATTATTCAATGAATATACGGAGCGGAGgtaatattataattaaaaagTTCAAATTTTCTATTAGAATAAAATGCCATATAGGTCTTTATTTATTTGTCAAAATATAGCTCTTTGTTTAAAACTATTGTAACTCTACGTAGTATACTATGAGCAATTAGTAAATACAATTGTTTTTGTTTTATATTCAATGAATACTTATTAATAATCTAAAAATCCATATGATGTAATTGAAGCTACTACTAGTACTAGTCCATATTTaaactttaaaaaaaatattatagaaTATCTGAATAAATTTTATTTCATTatgttttttttttgaaatatttcattatgttataatataattatagtaaCAAGGAAGCTTAAAAGcttaataattaaaaaaacaagATAAATATTGATAAATCTCGAACGGTCAAGATTTAAAATGGTCCCCAAACAAGACAAAAATGAACGGTTATAGATCTATCTTCATCTCACCATCCCTTTCAATGCGCACTTAACTCATTCACCAAAACAAACACGTCACCCTGTAAGTATAAGTAATTTTGCTATATCCAGCAAAGCACAACTGAGTCACTTGACACACTCACACTCACCCCCTATTTATACATATCGGTTCTCTTACTTATTGCGGCTTTATTTTCCCCAAATATCTCTCTCCTAAACcctaatctctctctctctctcaaactgTATACATATAGGGAGAGAGATTGTGAGTATAGTTATGGAGGCTCCTCAAGCACGTAAATCGATGCAAAACGAATTCACACTAGCTTCGATTTCTCATCTCTCTTCGTCTTCTTCGCCGCCGAACTTATCTCCGGTCGCTCGGTTCTGCTCCGATTCGGGAGTTTCGGAGCTCCGGTTTGAGCAAGGTCATGAACCGCTTAATTTTAACCTTCACACATCTCAGGTTCGTTCTTTATTTTCTAatttactttatttatttatttttttcaatttgTTGTTTGtgatttttaatttaataattttactTTTATGTTCTGATGTGAATTTGATTTATGTGTAATGATGGTGCGTTTTCAATGTGGAAGTTTATATTTGTTTTCGATGTTTTCAGCTTTTCAAGTTGGGGCCTATGGAGTCTGTATGCATATCGGAAGGCTCCGAAAGTGGCAAGGAGGTACGACATTGTAGTATATGTGTTGCTTTCCTGGATTATGACTGTGTAATGTTGATTTTCAcgtttctttttgtttttaattGTGCACATATGTGTCTGTCATCTGAAGTGTTATGCAATGAGTTTGTTTTATAGGGAAATAATTAAGTAGCACTGATCGTTGTGTGTCTTTTGTTTACATTTTCCAAATATTGAGCTAATAAAGCTCAAATGGAAACTAATTAGGACTGCTAGGGTATTGGGAGGTGAATTACGGAAAGTTCTCATCGTTAAATGTGATTTAGACATGACTTGTTACCTTCTTTGCTAGTAGTACGTAGCGTCGTATTTTGCTAAAATCATTCAACAGTTGAATTTTAGTGCATTAAAATCTATTAATCTAGCTATACCTCACATACTTAATAATGTATGTACTGTAGAATTTGGTAAAATATGTTATACTCTAGTTAATTAAGATCATCTTGATCAATTAATCAAGTAATTGTGAATGTATTACAGTTTTGTTTTTCTGTCGGTTAACATATTCTTTTGAATCAGCCAATTTATTCTAAGGGGACCACCATTCAGTTCAGAAACGAGGAAGAATCTAGAAGTTTCCATTGTGCATTTGAGCAGGGCAAGAAGGAGGTTGTCGCTCAAGGTCCTAATTTGACATTTAATTGTAATTTGTTTGAAAATGTTCACCGTGTAATTCAATTTTCCTTCTACATATATTTCTCTTTAGTATAAAGCCTCGCAAAATTTTCTTATATATCTGTTTTGTATGAACTTTTGCATTTATTGCATAGCATTGTTGATCTTATCACTTATTTTCGTCTTTCTGCATATTATCTATAGTTAAAACCACTATAGATAGGATACTGAATCCGTACTATTACATCTTGTATCTAAAGAAATTCAATTTATACTATAAGCCAATTAACTAGTAATGAACAATGTTTCAATGATCTTGCCCAATTTTTTACTTTTTTTCCAGGGTCAAATTTACCTAATGGTACAGCATTGGAATCTAAAAGCAAGTTCGATGATAAAATAGAAGCATCTTCCGCAAAAATGTACTTCCATTACTACGGACAACTACTACATCAACAAAATATGATGCAGGACTATGTGAGAACAGGTTATATCACCATACTCTAGTTCTGTCCCTCTTTATATTAACTTTTGAGATGTTTGATGCTCATTTTCCAAGCAGTAATAGAAATAAGCATGTCTCTTTACTTTACATACTTGCACGGTGAAAGTGGAAAATATTTGTTCGTTTCAGGTTCTTATTACGCTGCAGTGATTGAGAATCGTGCTGATTTTGCTGGTCGAGTAGTGGTTGATGTTGGGGCTGGTAGTGGCATTCTGTCATTATTTGCTGCTCAGGTATAAATTTGTTGTAATCATATTCTATTGTGAATTTGAGCAGAAATGTACATGTTCTGTAATCTTAACTATTTCTCTTTTTCTGCGTGTCTTCTATCGGTCTGTATGCCAACAATATTAGGCTGGCGCAAAACATGTTTATGCTGTGGAGGCATCTGAGATGGCGGAATATGCTCGCAAGCTTATCGCTGGAAACCCAATACTGAGCCAAAAAATAACAGTAGGTCGTCAGTTTTCGTACAAGAAACCTAGTTGCTTAGCTTTACAGTATTATCTCATTCTTTGATGGTATTATAGGTCGTCAAGGGTAAGGTTGAAGATGTTGAGTTACCCGAAAAAGTAGATATATTGATATCGGAGCCAATGGGTAAGCCGTGCTTCATCTTTCGTAAGATAAATTTACAAGCATGCTGTATTCATTGCTTCTCTCAACCTGATAAGTCAAGAATTGAAGTTGTTAATCTAGTAGTAAAAAATGATTACAAATTCTTATTGGTGCTTCTAGGGTCGAAATGAGTTAATGATACACCAGACTTGATACCAAGTGAGAGTCGGAAAATTGTTACTTGCCACTAGTGAATACCTCTTTTATGCTCTGCAGTAGAGGTTTTGCAGTCTTACTAAATAGTTTTGGATTGAGGGTATTTATTTTGGCTTTATAGACATTATTCTTTTCTTAATTATGCATTAAGAATTTTAGTTGTGATGAGCGAAAGACAATATAAACACTCTTACGCTCTATTTGGTTAGAAGGAATGGATTGAGGCAGGTCGGAATGAAATGGAAGAATGTGCTCGAAATAATAAGTTAAAGAGAAGGGTGAAAGAGTCCTCTTTCAATGGTGGCTGTTTCTAGGAAAACCTCCTGGCTGTTTCTGAGCCCCTACCTCCTTTATCACTGAGCGTCCATTTAGGGGCCTTGCTGGTGATCCGGGCTATTTCCCTCTCGATGAGGAAGCTTTTACCGCATTGTCTCACTGGCCAACCTTGACCCCTCTTACTTTATTGTAATTTAATTCTGTATGATGAGGTTTGTGAATATGCATGTAAGAAGTAGAGATGAGAATTCATCCCTAGGTTGATGGAATTGAGCTCTATATAAACTTGTACACCTGTTATTCCATTTGACTCTCGCCAAATTTCATGCCAACTAAGCAGAGTGCTATGTTTGTTTGTGAGGATTGTAGTCCTTTCGGAGATCGTGTATTCTGTAAAATTAATATAGACTGTTGGGCATTGTATTGACATGATAACAAATTAATTactatattttatatatttaggAAGTTCTGTGAGagaattgattttttttttttttttttgcttttacAAATGCATTCGCAGATATATGATTGATTATGTAAAGAAGAACCTTTTTCTGATTCTCTTGTTTAAGGTTACCAAGTTTCCAATTGGTAGATCTGTCCTTTGCTAGTAGATACCTATTGCACAAGCCACTTTACTTCTTGTATAGCTAATATTACCTTTTTTTTGTTATAAACATTCACCTCTGTTTCCTGTTATACAAGGATCTATATTCACATCAAtagtaaaaataaaattttaaggGTGTTTTAATTTGATATCAAAATATGTTGAGAATGTAAAGAAGGTATTAATAATTTTTATCTACATGTAGGCACCTTATTAATCAATGAAAGAATGCTCGAGTCGTATGTGATTGCAAGAGATCGGTTTCTTGTTCCTAATGGAAAAATGTTTCCTACACTGGGGAGGTGAGTTTACTTATAGTTCCTTTTTTACAATGAGGTGTCATCTTTGCAACATATTGACGAGGATCCAAGGCTGTTTATTAGATAATTACATGCAAGAACGAGAAGGCTTTTACTGTTTTTTTTATTTGCAAGACTAAACATTTAGAACAGTCTTCATTTTTACCAAGTGACCGTCGTATTTTCAGTGTTTTTGAACTTATACTTATTCCATTTGTTAAAGATTGCAAGCTTTGGTTGGTTGAATTACTTCTGTTACAAATTATGTTTGATTCACATCAAGTATCACGGTAAAAAAGGTTTATATATTTTGAAGTATAAGGTGTAATCTTTCAAAAACTGTAGCTAAACGCAAAGCACATTGTTGTTTAATGTTATGCTCTCTGTAAAACTGTAGCTAAATGCATAGCACACTGTTGCTTAAATGTTATGCTTGTCTCTGAGGCCTATAATTTTTTTTTGCATGGTTTTGATTTACCTTTAAATATTGTGCAATCAATTGGCAAAATTTAACATCTGCTTCATCTGCAGCTTAAAGTGCATGTGCATCGTCTTGTTAAAGTTTCGTCTTGCCCCTTTTCATGTCATTTCAATTTATCTGATCAAGATATTTCTCTGTATAGAATTGTTTTGTTATTATACAGTGTGTTATGTTGTGATGCACTTCTCTCGTCTTTTGGTATGTTTTTTGCAGTTTTGCTGGTCCTGCAAACATGTGCATCATTGTCATTACCTTTCTCATAATTGTTTTTGCTCTTTTAGAATACACATGGCGCCATTCAGCGACGAATACTTGTACATTGAGATTGCAAATAAGGTGAGCAAATATTTTTAGTTCTAATTTCTGTACAGGTAATTGATTTAAGTTTTTTTTTctttgtgtgtgtgtttatgcaTGCTGCTTTGTTGCAGGGATTTTGTTTTTTCTTTATTATAATAATTTGCACACAAGATAGTGGCACCTGTATCGGTGTATTGTATTATCTCATCATACCTCATCAGGATTACATTTGTTAATTGTGAATATAAGAATATGTGTTTGAGCAACTCCACTGGTTGACATCCTTCAAACATTTCCAACTTTGTcacataaataaaaatattacttTTTTATGATCTTCCACATCATTTTTAGCACCCTTCTTCCATAAAACACTCCATTGTTTGGCAGTTGGCTCCC
This genomic interval from Apium graveolens cultivar Ventura chromosome 8, ASM990537v1, whole genome shotgun sequence contains the following:
- the LOC141677411 gene encoding putative histone-arginine methyltransferase 1.3; its protein translation is MEAPQARKSMQNEFTLASISHLSSSSSPPNLSPVARFCSDSGVSELRFEQGHEPLNFNLHTSQLFKLGPMESVCISEGSESGKEPIYSKGTTIQFRNEEESRSFHCAFEQGKKEVVAQGSNLPNGTALESKSKFDDKIEASSAKMYFHYYGQLLHQQNMMQDYVRTGSYYAAVIENRADFAGRVVVDVGAGSGILSLFAAQAGAKHVYAVEASEMAEYARKLIAGNPILSQKITVVKGKVEDVELPEKVDILISEPMGTLLINERMLESYVIARDRFLVPNGKMFPTLGRIHMAPFSDEYLYIEIANKALFWQQQNYYGVDLTALHGTAFQGYFSQPVVDAFDPRLLVAPAISHVINFTTVKEEDLYEINVPLKYTSSVGTRIHGLACWFDVLFDGSTVQRWLTTAPGAPTTHWYQLRCVLSQPLYVMPGQEIVGHLHMIAHSAQSYTINLTMSVKMWGPGAEQGGILQTSSCKLDLKEPYYRMSQPQAYSLTQDQQPHQLLQTQDIQIQQDEEVSELMQQAMKDPVSVLH